The Siniperca chuatsi isolate FFG_IHB_CAS linkage group LG7, ASM2008510v1, whole genome shotgun sequence genome includes a window with the following:
- the LOC122879404 gene encoding claudin-8-like — MASYTAYSGYSKPPQSYAGSYYDEKQAKAYADYQDSVYEEKKRTEKKDRRDAICCEVVALIIGFVGLIGVAAVTGLPMWKVTAFIQENIIVMETRWEGLWMNCYRQANIRMQCKVYDSLLFLPPDLQAARGLMCSSVALTTFALIVAAVGMKCTKVVDHRARTKHVVLVAGGCLFLMSCITTLIPVSWTAHVIITDFYNPLLIDAQRRELGEALYIGWVTSALLFTAGVILLCRHAPRTQDPEERIVYNPEGNIYQPAYTYQPYTYQPAYTYQPPYSAPPPGSVTYTPSQY; from the coding sequence ATGGCCTCATACACTGCTTACAGTGGCTACAGCAAGCCACCTCAATCTTATGCAGGCTCTTACTACGATGAGAAGCAGGCCAAGGCCTATGCAGATTATCAAGACTCTGtatatgaggaaaaaaagagaactgaGAAGAAGGACCGTCGGGACGCCATCTGTTGTGAAGTAGTGGCCCTCATCATTGGTTTCGTTGGACTAATCGGAGTGGCAGCCGTGACAGGCCTGCCGATGTGGAAGGTGACAGCATTCATCCAGGAGAACATCATTGTCATGGAGACTCGCTGGGAGGGTTTGTGGATGAACTGCTACAGACAAGCTAACATTAGGATGCAGTGTAAGGTGTATGATTCCCTTCTGTTTCTGCCCCCGGACCTCCAGGCTGCTAGGGGTCTGATGTGTAGCTCTGTGGCCCTGACCACCTTCGCCCTCATAGTTGCAGCAGTGGGGATGAAGtgtaccaaagtggtggaccatcGGGCTCGCACCAAGCATGTTGTTCTCGTGGCTGGAGGCTGTCTGTTCCTCATGAGCTGTATCACTACCCTAATCCCTGTGTCCTGGACTGCccatgttatcataactgatttCTACAACCCTCTGCTGATCGACGCCCAGCGCAGGGAGCTTGGGGAGGCTCTTTACATCGGCTGGGTGACCTCAGCTTTGCTTTTCACTGCCGGAGTGATCCTGCTATGCCGTCACGCTCCCCGTACCCAGGACCCAGAAGAGAGGATTGTATACAACCCTGAAGGGAATATCTACCAACCTGCATACACATACCAGCCGTACACGTACCAGCCAGCGTACACCTACCAACCACCCTACTCTGCACCCCCTCCAGGATCTGTAACATATACACCAAGTCAGTACTAG
- the LOC122879407 gene encoding claudin-4-like, whose protein sequence is MRAKLEVLALVLGFIGLFGTITVTALPMWRVSAFIGANLIVMEELWEGLWMNCYSQANIKMQCKVYDSLLILPPELQAARGLMCVSIVLVVMSIFITGCPTQKSNLCGDNTNSKNTTLALGGSLYLLSFLTTLIPVSWVGHSVISNFYNPTVLDADKRELGKALFIGWATSGILLITGIILLFNYSKRRSKEEEPYTDAYLIAEMDVQKEESVYLERTPSSFHKHQEYV, encoded by the coding sequence ATGAGAGCAAAATTAGAGGTCTTAGCCCTGGTCCTGGGCTTCATCGGCCTGTTTGGGACCATAACTGTCACTGCCCTGCCCATGTGGAGGGTCTCCGCCTTCATTGGTGCCAATCTCATAGTCATGGAAGAACTCTGGGAGGGCTTGTGGATGAACTGCTACAGTCAAGCCAACATCAAGATGCAGTGCAAGGTGTATGACTCACTGCTAATTCTCCCACCAGAGCTGCAGGCAGCCAGGGGGCTCATGTGTGTCTCCATAGTCCTGGTTGTCATGTCCATATTCATCACAGGATGTCCGACCCAGAAAAGCAACTTGTGTGGTGACAATACAAACAGCAAGAACACCACCCTGGCCTTAGGGGGCAGTTTGTATCTGCTTTCTTTTTTGACTACACTCATCCCTGTCAGCTGGGTGGGCCATTCTGTCATCAGCAACTTCTACAACCCAACAGTACTGGATGCTGACAAACGGGAGCTGGGGAAGGCCCTCTTCATTGGCTGGGCCACTTCTGGTATTCTGCTGATCACTGGGATCATCCTTCTGTTCAACTACAGCAAACGTAGATCAAAGGAGGAAGAGCCCTACACTGATGCCTATCTCATTGCAGAGATGGATGTACAGAAAGAAGAGAGCGTATACTTGGAGAGGACACCATCCAGCTTTCATAAGCATCAAGAATATGTGTAA
- the cldn8.1 gene encoding claudin-8, with protein sequence MANSALEIVGLLLTLIGLIGAAASTGMPMWRVTAFIGENIIVFETRFEGLWMNCFQQANIRMQCKVYDSLLALPPDLQAARGLMCCAVALGGLGVLISLVGLQCTSCIKNNNRAKRLVLIIAGTLIIMACICVLIPVSWTGHVIIRDFYNPLLIDAQRRELGEALYIGWVASAFLFFGGCMFICFNMQSEDKDSERYVYSRNSEYMAYPPQPQQLVLIPQPQPQLQPVLSRHPSTNYSYHSRYPSVRSGVAYL encoded by the coding sequence ATGGCTAACTCAGCACTGGAAATAGTGGGTCTATTATTGACCCTGATTGGGCTGATTGGGGCGGCAGCAAGCACTGGGATGCCAATGTGGCGAGTCACAGCCTTCATTGGGGAGAACATCATTGTGTTTGAGACCCGCTTCGAGGGTCTGTGGATGAATTGCTTTCAGCAGGCCAACATCAGAATGCAGTGTAAGGTGTATGACTCTCTCCTGGCCCTGCCACCTGACCTACAGGCGGCACGGGGGCTCATGTGCTGTGCTGTGGCGCTGGGTGGTCTTGGTGTGCTGATCAGTCTGGTGGGGCTGCAGTGCACGTCATGTATCAAAAACAACAATCGAGCTAAGCGACTGGTCCTCATCATTGCAGGAACCTTGATCATCATGGCTTGCATCTGCGTCCTTATCCCCGTGTCCTGGACAGGTCACGTCATCATCAGGGACTTCTACAATCCCTTGCTGATCGACGCCCAGCGCAGGGAGCTCGGAGAGGCTCTTTACATTGGCTGGGTGGCCTCCGCTTTCTTGTTCTTTGGAGgatgcatgtttatttgtttcaaCATGCAGTCTGAAGATAAAGATTCAGAGAGGTATGTGTACTCAAGGAACTCCGAGTACATGGCCTATCCTCCACAGCCTCAACAGCTGGTGCTAATTCCCCAACCACAACCCCAGCTTCAGCCAGTGCTGTCAAGACATCCATCAACCAACTACAGCTACCACTCCAGATATCCCTCTGTACGCAGCGGGGTGGCTTATCTCTGA